One window from the genome of Oceanisphaera sp. IT1-181 encodes:
- a CDS encoding amino acid ABC transporter substrate-binding protein, with translation MLKSIKQLGSALTLSVLLLTPALAADAVKVGMSGGYYPFTFVKLDKLQGFEVDVWNEIAKRLDRDVEFVTTSFSGLFGMLETGRIDTIANQITITPERLEKYNFSSAYVYDGAQIVVRKGNNSIQGLDDLKGKKVAVNLGSNFEQLMRKHDTNNEINIITYETNLEQDVVLGRTDAFVMDRVGSAQLIKESGLALQLAGKPFDTLENAFPFLKTPKQEALLAEVDKALSEMRDDGTLTQISERWLGADISSQ, from the coding sequence ATGTTGAAATCAATCAAGCAATTGGGTAGCGCCCTTACCTTGTCGGTACTGTTACTCACGCCTGCCTTAGCGGCAGACGCCGTAAAGGTGGGTATGTCCGGTGGTTATTATCCGTTTACCTTCGTCAAACTCGATAAACTGCAAGGTTTTGAAGTGGACGTGTGGAATGAAATCGCTAAGCGGCTGGATCGCGATGTGGAATTTGTCACTACTAGCTTCTCTGGCTTGTTTGGCATGCTGGAAACTGGGCGCATCGATACCATAGCCAACCAAATAACCATTACGCCTGAGCGACTGGAAAAATATAACTTCTCTAGTGCTTATGTTTACGATGGCGCGCAAATTGTGGTGCGCAAAGGCAATAACAGTATTCAGGGCCTAGACGACCTAAAAGGCAAAAAAGTCGCCGTTAACTTAGGATCTAACTTTGAACAGCTGATGCGCAAGCACGACACTAATAATGAAATTAATATCATCACCTATGAAACCAACCTAGAGCAGGATGTGGTCTTAGGTCGTACCGATGCTTTTGTAATGGACAGAGTCGGTTCAGCGCAATTGATCAAAGAGTCAGGCCTAGCATTACAATTGGCCGGTAAGCCCTTTGATACCTTAGAGAACGCTTTTCCGTTTTTGAAAACTCCCAAGCAAGAAGCCTTGTTAGCCGAGGTTGATAAGGCACTGAGTGAAATGCGCGACGATGGCACCTTAACGCAGATTTCAGAGCGCTGGTTGGGTGCGGATATTAGTAGTCAATAA